In one window of Gemmatimonadota bacterium DNA:
- the ilvA gene encoding threonine ammonia-lyase, biosynthetic encodes MPIDYLRRSLNARVYDVAIESPLEAAPALSARLGHRVLLKREDMQPVFSFKLRGAYNKMAGLAPAALRRGVIAASAGNHAQGVALAAQRLGCRAVIVMPVTTPRIKVEAVRARGARVVLHGDTYDEAAAEARRLERAKGYAFVHPYDDPDVIAGQGTVGLEILRQAPADLHAVFVAVGGGGLIAGVGACVKAVRPGVRVIGVEPVDADAMARSLRAGRRVTLDQVGLFADGVAVKRVGAEPFRLARQVVDEMILVDTDAICAAIKDVFEETRSILEPAGALAIAGAKAWAARHRGPARTVVAIACGANTNFDRLRFVAERAEVGEAREAILAVTIPERPGSFRRFCAAIGPRSITEFNYRMGDPDRAHVFVGLEVQGRPEARRIAATLRRRGFPTLDLSANEMAKLHLRHLVGGHAPGARHEVLYRFEFPERPGALLRFLDAMRSDWNISLFHYRNHGADSGRVLVGMQVPPAEARAFRRFLDELGYPWVEETRNPAARLFLG; translated from the coding sequence ATGCCCATCGACTACCTCCGCAGGAGCCTCAACGCCCGCGTCTATGACGTGGCCATCGAGAGCCCGCTCGAGGCCGCGCCGGCGCTGAGTGCCCGGCTGGGCCACCGGGTGCTGCTCAAGCGGGAGGACATGCAGCCGGTGTTCTCCTTCAAGCTGCGTGGCGCCTACAACAAGATGGCCGGCCTGGCCCCCGCCGCCCTCCGCCGCGGCGTCATCGCCGCGTCCGCCGGCAACCACGCCCAGGGGGTGGCCCTCGCCGCGCAGCGGCTCGGCTGCCGCGCGGTGATCGTCATGCCCGTGACCACCCCGCGGATCAAGGTGGAGGCGGTCCGCGCCCGCGGGGCCCGGGTGGTGCTGCATGGCGATACCTACGACGAGGCCGCGGCCGAGGCGCGGCGGCTGGAGCGGGCCAAGGGGTACGCCTTCGTGCACCCCTATGATGATCCCGACGTGATCGCGGGGCAGGGCACCGTGGGGCTCGAGATCCTGCGGCAGGCCCCGGCCGACCTCCACGCGGTGTTCGTGGCGGTGGGCGGCGGCGGGCTGATCGCGGGCGTGGGCGCCTGCGTGAAGGCGGTGCGGCCGGGGGTGCGGGTGATCGGGGTGGAGCCGGTCGACGCCGACGCCATGGCCCGCTCGCTTCGGGCCGGCCGGCGGGTGACCCTGGACCAGGTGGGGCTCTTCGCCGACGGGGTGGCGGTGAAGCGGGTGGGGGCGGAGCCGTTCCGGCTGGCCCGCCAGGTGGTGGACGAGATGATCCTGGTCGACACCGACGCGATCTGCGCCGCCATCAAGGACGTCTTCGAGGAGACCCGCAGCATCCTCGAGCCGGCGGGCGCGCTGGCCATCGCGGGGGCCAAGGCCTGGGCGGCGCGGCATCGCGGGCCGGCGCGGACCGTGGTGGCGATCGCCTGCGGCGCCAACACCAACTTCGACCGGCTGCGCTTCGTGGCCGAGCGGGCCGAGGTGGGCGAGGCGCGCGAGGCCATCCTGGCGGTGACCATCCCCGAGCGCCCCGGCAGCTTCCGGCGCTTCTGCGCCGCCATCGGCCCGCGCAGCATCACCGAGTTCAATTACCGCATGGGCGATCCCGACCGCGCCCACGTCTTCGTCGGGCTCGAGGTGCAGGGCCGGCCCGAGGCGCGGCGCATCGCCGCCACGCTCCGCCGCCGCGGCTTCCCCACCCTCGACCTGAGCGCCAACGAGATGGCCAAGCTGCACCTGCGCCACCTGGTGGGCGGGCACGCGCCCGGCGCCCGGCACGAGGTGCTCTACCGCTTCGAGTTCCCGGAACGGCCCGGCGCGCTGCTGCGCTTCCTCGACGCCATGCGCTCCGACTGGAACATCAGCCTGTTCCACTACCGGAACCACGGGGCCGACTCGGGGCGGGTGCTGGTGGGGATGCAGGTGCCGCCCGCCGAGGCCCGCGCCTTCCGGCGGTTCCTCGACGAGCTGGGCTATCCGTGGGTGGAGGAGACGCGGAACCCGGCGGCGCGGCTGTTCCTGGGCTAG
- a CDS encoding dicarboxylate/amino acid:cation symporter, which yields MFAFLRRISLTWWIIISMVVGVVIGHFDHSVWTATDLTPWLQPFSSIFLRMIKSIVAPLVFASLVVGIAGHGDDLKRVGRLAFRSLVYFEVVTTIALAIGLIAVNYTRPGVGIDLNVQVDSTQVQQFTSNTPTLASVLEHTVPASFFEAAAKNEVLQIVFFAILFAIGLAQVKSPHKHTVLSFLEGVSEVMFKFTGVVMLFAPIGIGAAVAVTVGRNGLGVLGNLAQLVGTLYGALIVFVLVALIPVALLFKIPIREFWRWAKEPWLIAFSTASSEAALPLALENMEKFGVPKRIVSFVLPTGYSFNLDGSTLYLAVASVFVAQAAGVDMPIGTQILMMLTLMLTSKGVAAVPRASLVILAGTLTHFQLPLEGIAVILGVDALMDMARTSVNLLGNCLASAAMAKWEGEWGPPAPPAVAAATPAAGH from the coding sequence ATGTTCGCCTTCCTCCGGCGCATCTCCCTGACGTGGTGGATCATCATCTCCATGGTCGTGGGCGTGGTCATCGGCCACTTCGACCATTCGGTCTGGACCGCCACCGACCTCACGCCCTGGCTGCAGCCCTTCTCCTCGATCTTCCTGCGGATGATCAAGTCGATCGTCGCCCCGCTGGTCTTCGCGAGCCTGGTGGTGGGCATCGCGGGGCACGGCGACGACCTCAAGCGGGTGGGCCGGCTGGCCTTCCGTTCGCTGGTGTACTTCGAGGTGGTCACGACCATCGCGCTGGCCATCGGCCTGATCGCGGTCAACTACACCCGCCCCGGCGTCGGCATCGACCTCAACGTCCAGGTCGACTCCACCCAGGTGCAGCAGTTCACCAGCAACACCCCGACCCTGGCCAGCGTGCTGGAGCACACGGTGCCGGCCAGCTTCTTCGAGGCCGCGGCCAAGAACGAGGTGCTGCAGATCGTGTTCTTCGCGATCCTGTTCGCCATCGGCCTGGCGCAGGTGAAGAGCCCCCACAAGCACACCGTCCTCTCATTCCTCGAGGGGGTGTCGGAGGTGATGTTCAAGTTCACCGGGGTGGTGATGCTGTTCGCGCCGATCGGCATCGGGGCCGCCGTGGCGGTGACCGTGGGGCGGAACGGCCTGGGCGTGCTGGGCAACCTGGCCCAGCTGGTGGGCACGCTCTACGGCGCGCTGATCGTGTTCGTGCTGGTGGCGCTCATCCCGGTGGCGCTGCTCTTCAAGATTCCCATCCGCGAGTTCTGGCGCTGGGCCAAGGAGCCGTGGCTCATCGCCTTCTCGACCGCCTCCTCGGAGGCCGCGCTGCCGCTGGCCCTGGAGAACATGGAGAAGTTCGGGGTCCCGAAGCGGATCGTGTCGTTCGTGCTCCCCACCGGGTACTCGTTCAACCTCGACGGCTCCACCCTGTACCTGGCGGTGGCCTCGGTGTTCGTGGCGCAGGCGGCCGGGGTGGACATGCCGATCGGCACCCAGATCCTCATGATGCTGACCCTCATGCTCACCAGCAAAGGGGTGGCCGCGGTGCCCCGGGCCTCGCTGGTGATCCTGGCCGGCACCCTGACCCACTTCCAGCTGCCGCTCGAGGGCATCGCCGTCATCCTCGGCGTGGACGCCCTGATGGACATGGCCCGGACCTCCGTCAACCTGCTCGGCAACTGCCTGGCCTCCGCGGCCATGGCCAAGTGGGAAGGCGAGTGGGGCCCGCCGGCTCCCCCGGCCGTGGCGGCGGCGACCCCGGCGGCCGGCCACTAG
- a CDS encoding M61 family metallopeptidase: protein MLASLALLALATGAPAVSAPITNITYDVSFTRETAARRSLEVGMRFDVSGSGDVLLSLPTWTPGAYEVTNFARWVSEFSAVAGGQALRWDKVDYDTWRIRTGGARQVSVRFMVYADSLDNAMAWSREDFAFFNGTNLFPYPEGRSLEFPATVRIRTESEWLVATGMHRRPDGSYGERSYHDLVDMPFFVGRFDLDSATVNGLTVRLATYPAGTLAGAARSAFWDQYRPLFAPQVRVFGETPYDSYTTLMVFPKDFGGGSALEHQNSHLGIYTPEGIGQEWVASVTAHEMFHAFNVKRLRPAEMVPYRYDVSQPTVWLWVSEGITDYYADLTMVRAGVIDSAGFLATTGGKIAQVNQSPAVALEDASLSTWIHPTDGTGYLYYPKGSLAGFLLDIIIRDASDNRQSLDAVMRETYGGTFKKGKGFGAAEWWGAVRRAAGGRSFDGFNDRYIDGREPFPYDTVLPLAGLRLVTDSMRSARLGINTSTDSTGTRVMAVAPDGAAGAAGVQAGDILLALGDIAITGEPSFQQFRATYGDKDGASLPIRVRRGDQELTLTGTVRLVVLTQQRLVLDPDASAKAQRIRHGIFTGSTGN, encoded by the coding sequence ATGCTTGCCAGTCTTGCCCTGCTTGCCCTCGCCACCGGGGCGCCGGCCGTCAGCGCCCCGATCACCAACATCACCTACGACGTCAGCTTCACCCGCGAGACCGCCGCCCGGCGCAGCCTCGAGGTCGGCATGCGGTTCGACGTCTCGGGCAGCGGCGACGTGCTGCTCTCGCTCCCCACCTGGACCCCGGGCGCCTACGAGGTGACCAACTTCGCCCGCTGGGTGTCGGAGTTCAGCGCCGTGGCCGGCGGCCAGGCGCTGCGCTGGGACAAGGTGGACTACGACACCTGGCGCATCCGCACCGGCGGCGCCCGACAGGTGTCGGTGCGCTTCATGGTGTACGCCGACTCGCTCGACAACGCCATGGCCTGGAGCCGCGAGGACTTCGCGTTCTTCAACGGCACCAACCTCTTCCCGTACCCCGAGGGTCGCAGCCTCGAGTTCCCGGCCACGGTGCGCATCCGCACCGAGTCGGAGTGGCTGGTGGCCACCGGGATGCACCGCCGCCCCGACGGCAGCTACGGCGAGCGCAGCTACCACGACCTGGTGGACATGCCGTTCTTCGTGGGCCGCTTCGACCTCGACAGCGCCACCGTCAACGGCCTGACCGTGCGGCTCGCGACCTACCCCGCCGGCACGCTCGCGGGTGCCGCGCGCAGCGCCTTCTGGGACCAGTACCGGCCGCTGTTCGCGCCCCAGGTCCGGGTGTTCGGCGAGACCCCGTACGACAGCTACACCACCCTCATGGTGTTCCCGAAGGATTTCGGCGGCGGCTCCGCCCTGGAGCACCAGAACAGCCACCTCGGCATCTACACCCCCGAGGGGATCGGGCAGGAGTGGGTGGCCTCGGTCACCGCCCACGAGATGTTCCACGCCTTCAACGTGAAGCGCCTGCGGCCGGCGGAGATGGTGCCCTACCGCTACGACGTGTCGCAGCCGACGGTCTGGCTGTGGGTCAGCGAGGGGATCACCGACTACTACGCCGACCTCACGATGGTGCGGGCCGGCGTGATCGACTCCGCGGGGTTCCTCGCCACCACCGGCGGCAAGATCGCCCAGGTGAACCAGTCCCCGGCGGTGGCGCTGGAGGATGCGTCGCTCTCCACCTGGATCCACCCCACCGATGGCACCGGCTACCTGTACTACCCCAAGGGCTCGCTCGCCGGGTTCCTGCTCGACATCATCATCCGCGACGCCAGCGACAACCGGCAGAGCCTCGACGCCGTGATGCGCGAGACCTACGGCGGCACCTTCAAGAAGGGGAAGGGCTTCGGGGCGGCGGAGTGGTGGGGCGCGGTGCGCCGGGCCGCCGGGGGCCGGAGCTTCGACGGCTTCAACGACCGCTACATCGACGGCCGCGAGCCGTTCCCGTACGACACGGTGCTGCCCCTCGCCGGGCTCCGGCTCGTGACCGACAGCATGCGTTCGGCGCGGCTCGGCATCAACACCAGCACCGATTCCACCGGCACCCGCGTGATGGCGGTGGCCCCCGACGGCGCCGCCGGGGCCGCGGGCGTGCAGGCGGGCGACATCCTGCTCGCGCTCGGCGACATCGCGATCACCGGGGAGCCGTCCTTCCAGCAGTTCCGCGCCACCTACGGCGACAAGGACGGGGCCAGCCTGCCGATCCGGGTACGCCGCGGCGACCAGGAACTCACCCTGACGGGCACCGTCCGCCTGGTGGTGCTCACCCAGCAGCGCCTGGTCCTCGACCCGGACGCGAGCGCCAAGGCCCAGCGCATCCGGCACGGCATCTTCACCGGAAGCACCGGGAACTGA
- a CDS encoding OsmC family protein, which produces MTPADLRALQAPLKDRYRHDPATARVTSRATATLVPGTVSCDVTMGGQVVRAGLHPATGGDGTLRCSGDIVLEALAACAGVTLSAVAMAMGIPIRAGAIHAEGDWDARGTLGVSREVPVGLTAVRLRVELDSDATPEQRQKLLELTERYCVVAQTLTHGVQVGIS; this is translated from the coding sequence ATGACCCCTGCTGATCTTCGGGCCCTCCAGGCCCCCCTCAAGGACCGCTACCGCCACGACCCCGCCACGGCGCGGGTCACCTCGCGGGCCACCGCCACCCTGGTCCCGGGCACGGTGAGCTGCGACGTGACGATGGGCGGGCAGGTGGTCCGCGCCGGCCTCCATCCCGCCACCGGTGGCGACGGCACCCTGCGCTGCTCCGGGGACATCGTCCTCGAGGCGCTGGCGGCCTGCGCCGGGGTCACGCTGAGCGCCGTGGCAATGGCCATGGGGATCCCGATCCGCGCCGGCGCCATCCATGCGGAAGGGGACTGGGACGCGCGGGGCACCCTCGGCGTGAGCCGGGAGGTGCCCGTCGGGCTCACGGCCGTCCGGCTCCGGGTGGAGCTGGACAGCGATGCCACGCCCGAGCAGCGGCAGAAGCTGCTGGAACTCACCGAGCGCTACTGCGTGGTGGCGCAGACGCTGACCCACGGAGTCCAGGTCGGGATCAGCTGA